A window of the Ipomoea triloba cultivar NCNSP0323 chromosome 14, ASM357664v1 genome harbors these coding sequences:
- the LOC116004942 gene encoding uncharacterized protein LOC116004942, giving the protein MRDFPSCFGESGVQVADASSSGSSSGRAAQNLVTCVYLCELRGVSRFITVTWTKNLMGQGLLVGVENPTGESLCKVDIKPWLFSKRKGSKNAELGSGSSVVEVYWDFSNAKFGSSPEPLEGFYLAITLNQELILLIGDLQKLAYKKIDASVTIPAACTTTFLAKREHISGKKLYAAKAQLSDKGVLHDISIECDSGHGTSDPCLVIRVDGQPVMQVRQLRWKFRGNHTILVDGNLVQVLWDVHDWLFGNTTAANGVFLFQTSSCSSSDKLWNSQLAFNCSDLQHSQPSKPQGFSLLLYVCKD; this is encoded by the coding sequence ATGAGGGACTTCCCTTCTTGTTTTGGTGAAAGCGGTGTTCAGGTTGCAGATGCTTCGTCATCAGGTAGTAGTAGTGGCAGAGCTGCTCAGAATCTCGTAACGTGTGTGTATCTCTGTGAACTCCGAGGTGTTTCACGCTTCATCACGGTTACATGGACGAAGAATCTGATGGGTCAAGGTTTGCTCGTCGGGGTTGAAAATCCAACGGGCGAATCCCTGTGCAAGGTGGACATCAAGCCGTGGCTGTTCTCGAAGAGAAAAGGGTCCAAGAATGCGGAACTGGGTTCAGGTTCAAGCGTGGTTGAGGTCTACTGGGATTTCTCCAACGCGAAGTTCGGTTCTAGCCCCGAGCCATTGGAGGGGTTCTACCTCGCCATCACGCTAAACCAAGAACTCATCCTCCTCATCGGGGATCTGCAGAAGCTCGCCTACAAGAAGATCGACGCATCAGTCACAATCCCGGCCGCCTGCACCACGACTTTCCTCGCCAAGCGAGAGCACATTTCCGGGAAAAAACTGTACGCCGCAAAGGCGCAGTTATCCGACAAGGGGGTGCTGCACGATATCTCGATAGAATGCGACAGCGGTCACGGGACCAGCGACCCGTGCCTCGTGATCCGCGTCGACGGCCAGCCCGTGATGCAGGTGAGGCAACTCCGGTGGAAGTTCAGAGGCAATCACACCATCTTGGTGGATGGAAATCTGGTCCAAGTTTTGTGGGATGTCCATGATTGGCTGTTTGGTAACACTACTGCAGCAAATGGTGTTTTCTTGTTCCAGACAAGTAGCTGTTCCTCTTCCGACAAACTTTGGAACAGCCAACTTGCGTTCAACTGCTCAGACCTTCAACATTCTCAACCTAGTAAACCACAGGGCTTTTCTTTGTTATTGTATGTTtgtaaagattaa
- the LOC116004333 gene encoding uncharacterized protein LOC116004333, with protein sequence MTAVGVSHSLSFFPLPPFHPSPPPNLCFQGHQFSSISAFAPTLALITNHSRSKPIASWSCRSKQNDLREVAFFDENGAVKDMDAYLNNLSLEYDSVWDTKPSWCQPWTIALTGIVAIAASWLILHSLALTAVVVALISAWWYIFLYSYPKAYAEMIAERRERVTNGLEDTYGEEKNQ encoded by the exons ATGACGGCAGTCGGAGTATCTCACAGCCTTTCCTTCTTCCCTCTCCCGCCATTCCATCCATCGCCGCCGCCGAATCTTTGCTTTCAGGGGCACCAATTCTCCAGTATTTCTGCTTTCGCCCCAACACTTGCCTTAATTACGAACCACTCCCGCAGCAAACCAATTGCCAGTTGGAGTTGCAGAAGCAAGCAAAATGACCTAAGAGAGGTCGCATTCTTCGACGAAAACGGCGCCGTCAAGGACATGGATGCCTATCTCAACAATCTCTCCCTAGAATATGACTCTGTTTGGGACACCAAGCCCTCATG gtGCCAGCCATGGACAATAGCATTGACTGGTATAGTAGCAATTGCAGCAAGCTGGCTGATTTTGCACTCTCTTGCTCTCACTGCAGTGGTTGTGGCTTTAATATCTGCATGGTGGTACATCTTCCTCTACTCCTACCCTAAG GCTTATGCAGAGATGATCGCCGAGCGACGAGAGAGAGTAACAAATGGCCTTGAAGATACatatggagaagagaagaatcAGTGA